In Streptomyces sp. DG2A-72, one genomic interval encodes:
- a CDS encoding methyltransferase dimerization domain-containing protein, with protein sequence MTGLITGAWAAQAVSVAATLGVADQLARGPHRAEEITEAVDADPDALYRLLRALSGLGLVEESGDRRFTLTELGEPLRTDAPASLRGLAIMVGAPWHRRIWTELLESVRTGDAAFVRLFGGGEYFDAHPEDGEVLNNALAAVLSGRPKARGVLFDLPSVIEGAGAPLREAEVADRSELVGGDFFEAVPRAVTPTCTALPR encoded by the coding sequence ATGACGGGACTCATCACCGGCGCCTGGGCCGCCCAGGCCGTCAGCGTCGCGGCCACGCTGGGAGTGGCCGACCAGCTCGCGCGGGGACCCCACCGTGCCGAGGAGATCACCGAAGCGGTGGACGCGGACCCCGACGCCCTGTACCGGCTCCTGCGCGCGCTGTCCGGACTCGGCCTCGTCGAGGAGTCCGGTGACCGCCGCTTCACCCTCACCGAGCTTGGCGAGCCGCTCCGGACTGATGCGCCGGCGTCCCTGCGCGGGCTCGCCATCATGGTGGGCGCGCCCTGGCACCGCCGCATCTGGACCGAGCTGTTGGAGAGCGTGCGCACCGGCGACGCCGCCTTCGTACGGCTCTTCGGCGGTGGGGAGTACTTCGACGCGCACCCCGAGGACGGCGAGGTACTCAACAACGCGCTCGCGGCCGTGCTGTCCGGTCGTCCCAAGGCTCGCGGGGTGCTGTTCGACCTGCCGTCCGTCATCGAGGGTGCGGGAGCGCCGCTGCGGGAAGCCGAGGTGGCCGACCGGAGCGAACTCGTCGGCGGGGACTTCTTCGAGGCCGTGCCCCGGGCGGTGACGCCTACCTGCACTGCCCTGCCGCGATGA
- a CDS encoding YhjD/YihY/BrkB family envelope integrity protein: MGRFFHVRGTRVWRRGREVELMHRAMGFAALGLVTIAPLLIVVAAAPIQERGFALWVVDGMGLSGRSADAVQDLFAAPRKVLSTISVLSVVLLALFGVPFAGSVQTGYEKVWDLSAGRWHTVWRRVVWLVVLTAYLFAEAQSGAALGPGTLRSWTRIALSTLLGVLFFWWGQRFLLGGRIPWRALLPGAIATMVGLGGLRLFSSLVFSPLIVSNADSYGSVGTVLIVTSWLVGVGFVVFGGALVGRYWYLHEPHHIPHPHPHPRSRKR; this comes from the coding sequence GTGGGCCGCTTCTTCCACGTCAGGGGTACGCGTGTATGGCGGCGCGGCAGGGAAGTGGAGCTGATGCACCGGGCCATGGGCTTCGCGGCCCTCGGACTGGTGACGATCGCCCCGCTGCTGATCGTGGTCGCGGCGGCCCCGATCCAGGAACGAGGCTTCGCCCTGTGGGTCGTGGACGGCATGGGGCTGTCCGGGCGCTCCGCCGACGCCGTGCAGGACCTCTTCGCCGCACCCCGCAAGGTCCTGAGCACGATCAGCGTCCTGAGCGTGGTGCTGCTCGCGCTCTTCGGCGTGCCGTTCGCGGGCAGTGTCCAGACCGGCTACGAAAAGGTGTGGGACCTGTCGGCCGGGCGCTGGCACACCGTATGGCGACGCGTGGTGTGGCTTGTCGTTCTGACGGCCTACCTCTTCGCCGAAGCGCAGAGCGGGGCCGCCCTGGGGCCGGGAACCCTGCGGTCATGGACGCGGATCGCGCTGAGCACGCTGCTCGGCGTGCTCTTCTTCTGGTGGGGGCAGCGCTTCCTGCTGGGCGGCCGGATCCCCTGGCGCGCCCTTCTGCCGGGCGCCATTGCCACGATGGTGGGCCTGGGCGGTCTGCGGCTGTTCTCTTCCCTGGTCTTCTCCCCGCTCATCGTGAGCAACGCGGACTCGTACGGTTCGGTCGGCACCGTCCTGATCGTGACGTCCTGGCTCGTCGGTGTCGGCTTCGTCGTCTTCGGCGGCGCCCTCGTCGGCCGCTACTGGTACCTCCACGAACCGCACCACATCCCGCATCCGCACCCTCACCCCCGGTCCCGAAAGCGCTGA
- the frc gene encoding formyl-CoA transferase produces MSEKPLAGIKVIDFTGVQAGPACTQMLAWFGADVLKVERPNGGDVTRKQLRDIEDLDALYFTMLNSNKRSLAINTKTAEGKEVLEKLITEADVLVENFAPGALDRMGFSWERIQELNPRLIFGSVKGFNDQSSWNDLKVYENVAQCAGGAASTTGFWDGPPTISGAAIGDTNTGMHLAIGILTAIIDRNKTGKGQKVSVSMQDAVLNLCRVKLRDQQRLERVGHLEEYPQYPNGEFTDVVPRGGNAGGGGQPGWVLKCKGWENDPNAYIYFTLQEQNWKRTAEAIGHPEWAEDPEYATARARQSHIFEIFAEIEKWLADKTKYEAVNILREWEVPCAPVMSMKEIAYDEDLRKSGTVVEVEQKGRGTYLTVGSPVKFSSFKPEVAGAPLLGEHSSEVLVELGYDEETIGRLKESGVIV; encoded by the coding sequence ATGAGTGAAAAGCCGCTCGCCGGAATCAAGGTGATCGACTTCACCGGGGTCCAGGCCGGTCCCGCCTGCACGCAGATGCTCGCCTGGTTCGGCGCCGACGTCCTGAAGGTGGAGCGCCCCAACGGCGGCGACGTCACCCGCAAGCAGCTGCGGGACATCGAGGACCTCGACGCGCTGTACTTCACGATGCTCAACAGCAACAAGCGCTCCCTCGCCATCAACACCAAGACCGCCGAGGGCAAGGAGGTCCTGGAGAAGCTCATCACGGAGGCCGACGTCCTGGTGGAGAACTTCGCCCCGGGCGCCCTGGACCGCATGGGCTTCTCCTGGGAGCGCATCCAGGAGCTCAACCCGCGCCTGATCTTCGGCTCGGTCAAGGGCTTCAACGACCAGTCGTCCTGGAACGACCTCAAGGTCTACGAGAACGTCGCCCAGTGCGCGGGCGGCGCCGCCTCCACCACCGGCTTCTGGGACGGCCCGCCGACCATCTCCGGCGCGGCCATCGGTGACACCAACACCGGTATGCACCTGGCGATCGGCATCCTCACCGCGATCATCGACCGCAACAAGACCGGCAAGGGCCAGAAGGTGTCCGTCTCCATGCAGGACGCCGTGCTCAACCTCTGCCGTGTCAAGCTGCGCGACCAGCAGCGCCTGGAGCGGGTCGGCCACCTGGAGGAGTACCCGCAGTACCCGAACGGCGAGTTCACCGACGTGGTACCGCGCGGCGGCAACGCCGGCGGCGGCGGCCAGCCCGGCTGGGTGCTCAAGTGCAAGGGCTGGGAGAACGACCCGAACGCGTACATCTACTTCACCCTCCAGGAGCAGAACTGGAAGCGCACCGCCGAGGCGATCGGCCACCCCGAGTGGGCCGAGGACCCGGAGTACGCCACCGCGCGCGCCCGGCAGTCGCACATCTTCGAGATCTTCGCGGAGATCGAGAAGTGGCTCGCGGACAAGACCAAGTACGAGGCGGTGAACATCCTGCGTGAGTGGGAGGTGCCCTGCGCCCCGGTGATGAGCATGAAGGAGATCGCCTACGACGAGGACCTGCGCAAGAGCGGCACCGTCGTCGAGGTCGAGCAGAAGGGCCGGGGCACGTACCTGACCGTCGGCAGCCCGGTGAAGTTCTCCTCCTTCAAGCCGGAGGTCGCCGGAGCCCCGCTGCTTGGCGAGCACAGTTCCGAGGTCCTGGTCGAACTGGGCTACGACGAGGAGACCATCGGTCGGCTGAAGGAGAGCGGCGTCATCGTCTGA
- a CDS encoding PAS domain S-box protein, with amino-acid sequence MEDLNPEVVLGMAAQAPDGIVIIDSEGLIRYWNQGAERIFGFPAGDVDGRSLDVIIPERHRKRHWDGFQEAMDRGSTKYGEADLLNVPALAADGRKLSIEFSVVLLPSPDGSTYVGAVIRDVTARRERERELMRRRAEATV; translated from the coding sequence ATGGAAGATCTGAATCCCGAGGTGGTGCTGGGAATGGCCGCCCAGGCGCCCGACGGCATAGTGATCATCGACAGCGAAGGACTGATCCGCTATTGGAACCAGGGTGCGGAGCGCATCTTCGGGTTCCCGGCGGGCGACGTGGACGGTCGCAGTCTGGACGTCATCATCCCCGAGAGGCACAGGAAGCGGCACTGGGACGGTTTCCAGGAGGCCATGGACCGGGGGTCCACCAAGTACGGCGAGGCGGACCTGCTGAACGTTCCCGCGCTGGCGGCGGACGGCCGCAAGCTGTCCATCGAGTTCAGCGTGGTGCTGCTGCCGTCCCCCGACGGCAGCACGTATGTCGGGGCGGTCATCCGGGACGTCACCGCGCGGCGCGAGCGGGAGCGGGAGCTGATGCGGCGGCGGGCCGAGGCGACGGTCTGA
- the oxc gene encoding oxalyl-CoA decarboxylase, which translates to MTAPSPLETAAAADVPTELTDGYHLVVDALKMNDVDTIYGVVGIPITDLARLAQAQGIRYIGFRHESNAGHAAAIAGYLNKKPGVALTVSAPGFLNGLVALANATTNCFPMVQISGSSERHLVDLKQGDYEEMDQLAAAQPFVKAAYRVSRVEDIGRGIARALRTAISGRPGGVYLDIPAAVLGAIMPKAEGDRTLSRLVDPAPRQLPAPEAVDRAIELLASAERPLVVLGKGAAYAQADAKVREFIESTGIPYVPMSMAKGLLPDDHPQSAATARSLALKKADVVMLVGARLNWLLGHGQTGWNPDAKFIQIDIDPKEMDSNQPISAPLVGDIESVLDALAERTKPGQIQAPSAWRDELGERSAQNVAKMAKRLEADPHPMQFMGALKAVRNVVHQHPETYIVNEGANALDIARNVIDMHVPRHRLDSGTWGVMGIGMGYAIAAAVESGAPVVAIEGDSAFGFSGIEIETICRYKLPVVTVIMNNGGVYRGDDTNPYDDAPSPTTLMSAARHDLLIEAFGGKGYRATTPAEVTAALTEALASGGPALIDCVIDPSAGTESGHISHLNPKGITVGNITPAKK; encoded by the coding sequence ATGACCGCCCCCTCGCCACTGGAGACCGCGGCAGCAGCCGACGTTCCGACCGAGCTCACCGACGGGTATCACCTGGTCGTCGACGCGCTCAAGATGAACGACGTCGACACCATCTACGGCGTGGTCGGCATCCCGATCACCGACCTGGCCCGTCTCGCCCAGGCCCAGGGCATCCGCTACATAGGCTTCCGTCACGAGAGCAACGCCGGGCACGCGGCGGCCATCGCCGGCTACCTCAACAAGAAGCCGGGCGTGGCCCTGACGGTGTCGGCACCGGGCTTCCTCAACGGCCTGGTCGCGCTGGCGAACGCGACCACCAACTGCTTCCCCATGGTCCAGATCTCCGGCTCCAGCGAGCGCCACCTCGTCGACCTCAAGCAGGGCGACTACGAGGAGATGGACCAGCTCGCCGCCGCGCAGCCCTTCGTGAAGGCCGCCTACCGGGTCAGTCGCGTCGAGGACATCGGCCGCGGCATCGCCCGCGCCCTGCGCACCGCGATCTCCGGGCGCCCCGGCGGTGTCTACCTCGACATCCCCGCCGCGGTGCTCGGCGCCATCATGCCCAAGGCGGAGGGCGACAGGACGCTGAGCCGCCTCGTCGACCCCGCCCCGCGCCAGCTGCCCGCGCCGGAGGCCGTGGACCGGGCGATCGAGCTCCTGGCCTCCGCCGAGCGCCCGCTGGTGGTGCTCGGCAAGGGCGCCGCGTATGCCCAGGCGGACGCCAAGGTACGGGAGTTCATCGAGTCCACCGGCATCCCGTACGTACCGATGTCGATGGCGAAGGGCCTGCTGCCCGACGACCACCCGCAGTCGGCGGCCACCGCCCGTTCCCTGGCGCTGAAGAAGGCCGACGTGGTGATGCTCGTCGGTGCCCGCCTCAACTGGCTGCTGGGCCATGGCCAGACGGGGTGGAACCCCGACGCCAAGTTCATCCAGATCGACATCGACCCCAAGGAGATGGACAGCAACCAGCCCATCTCCGCCCCGCTCGTCGGTGACATCGAATCGGTGCTCGACGCGCTCGCCGAACGCACCAAGCCAGGCCAGATCCAGGCCCCTTCGGCCTGGCGGGACGAGCTCGGGGAGCGCTCGGCGCAGAACGTCGCCAAGATGGCCAAGCGCCTCGAGGCCGACCCGCACCCCATGCAGTTCATGGGCGCCCTGAAAGCCGTACGCAACGTCGTGCACCAGCACCCGGAGACGTACATCGTCAACGAGGGCGCCAACGCCCTGGACATCGCGCGCAACGTCATCGACATGCATGTCCCGCGTCACCGTCTCGACAGCGGCACCTGGGGCGTCATGGGCATCGGCATGGGCTACGCCATCGCCGCCGCCGTCGAGAGCGGCGCTCCGGTCGTGGCCATCGAGGGCGACAGCGCCTTCGGGTTCAGCGGCATCGAGATCGAGACGATCTGCCGCTACAAGCTCCCCGTGGTCACCGTGATCATGAACAACGGCGGTGTGTACCGCGGCGACGACACCAACCCGTACGACGACGCCCCGTCGCCCACCACCCTCATGTCGGCGGCCCGCCACGACCTGCTGATCGAGGCGTTCGGCGGCAAGGGCTACCGCGCCACCACGCCCGCCGAGGTCACCGCCGCCCTCACCGAGGCCCTCGCCTCGGGCGGGCCGGCGCTCATCGACTGCGTGATCGACCCCTCGGCCGGCACCGAGAGCGGCCACATCTCCCACCTCAACCCCAAGGGAATCACCGTCGGCAACATCACGCCGGCGAAGAAGTGA
- a CDS encoding DNA alkylation repair protein, which translates to MAELAELEDPKAREVNERHGDDHGVNLGKLRALAKRLKTQQELACRLWETDDTAAKLLALLICRPKAFERDELDTMLREARTPKVHDWLVNYVVKKNPHAEELRLAWSADPDPVVASAGWALTVERVAKKPEGLDLAGLLDVIEAEMKDAPERLQWAMNHCLAQIGIEHAEHRARALDIGERLEVLKHYPTSPGCTSPFAPIWITEMVSRQRD; encoded by the coding sequence ATGGCCGAGCTGGCCGAGCTGGAGGACCCCAAGGCACGCGAGGTGAACGAGAGACACGGCGACGATCACGGGGTGAACCTCGGCAAGCTGCGCGCGCTCGCGAAGCGGCTGAAGACACAGCAGGAACTCGCGTGCCGGCTCTGGGAGACGGACGACACGGCGGCGAAACTGCTGGCGCTCCTGATCTGCCGCCCGAAGGCCTTCGAGCGGGACGAGTTGGACACCATGCTGCGCGAGGCGCGCACACCCAAGGTGCACGACTGGCTCGTGAACTACGTGGTGAAGAAGAACCCGCACGCCGAAGAGCTGCGGCTGGCCTGGTCCGCCGACCCCGATCCGGTCGTCGCGAGTGCGGGCTGGGCGCTGACCGTCGAACGCGTGGCGAAGAAGCCCGAGGGCCTCGACCTCGCAGGACTGCTCGACGTCATCGAGGCGGAGATGAAAGACGCCCCGGAGCGCCTGCAGTGGGCGATGAACCACTGCCTGGCCCAGATCGGCATCGAGCACGCCGAACACCGGGCCCGCGCACTCGACATCGGTGAGCGCCTGGAAGTGCTCAAGCACTACCCGACTTCCCCCGGCTGCACCTCTCCGTTCGCGCCCATCTGGATCACCGAGATGGTGAGCCGACAGCGCGACTAG
- a CDS encoding GntR family transcriptional regulator, whose amino-acid sequence MLSTTGLPQGAVPRLERPGPLRDRVFEALLELIITRALQPGQHMVESELAGHLGVSRQPVREALQRLNTEGWVDLRPAQGAFVHEPTEEEADQLLTVRTLLEAEAARLAAANAGAAAVTVLEEMCAEGECAVAADDVDAAVAMNARLHAKIMELAGNAVLAELAAQVDRRVRWYYTPVARQRGTQSWIEHRELIAAIAARDEQRATAVMRTHTEHTRKMYHEREK is encoded by the coding sequence ATGTTGTCCACGACAGGACTGCCGCAGGGTGCGGTGCCCAGGCTCGAACGCCCCGGCCCGCTGCGCGACCGTGTCTTCGAGGCGCTGCTCGAACTCATCATCACGCGCGCCCTGCAGCCCGGGCAGCACATGGTCGAGAGCGAACTCGCCGGCCACCTCGGCGTCTCGCGGCAGCCGGTGCGCGAGGCGCTGCAGCGGCTGAACACCGAGGGGTGGGTCGATCTGCGGCCCGCGCAGGGGGCGTTCGTGCACGAGCCCACCGAGGAGGAGGCCGACCAACTCCTCACCGTGCGCACGTTGTTGGAGGCCGAGGCCGCCCGGCTCGCCGCGGCCAACGCGGGTGCCGCCGCCGTCACCGTGCTCGAGGAGATGTGCGCGGAGGGCGAGTGCGCGGTGGCCGCCGACGACGTGGACGCCGCGGTCGCGATGAACGCCCGGCTCCACGCGAAGATCATGGAACTCGCGGGCAACGCGGTTCTCGCGGAGCTGGCCGCGCAGGTCGACCGCCGGGTCCGCTGGTACTACACACCGGTCGCCCGGCAGCGGGGCACCCAGTCCTGGATCGAGCACCGTGAGCTGATCGCGGCCATCGCGGCCCGCGACGAGCAGCGCGCCACGGCGGTCATGCGGACCCACACGGAGCACACGCGGAAGATGTACCACGAGCGGGAGAAGTAG
- a CDS encoding tetratricopeptide repeat protein, whose amino-acid sequence MWGRRRRVQGEESGSDAGALCERARVAAGEGALDLAIELLGRAALLRPGQAAIHRELGSVFQRAGRIEAARCAYGRAVELDASDRAARQALQALPPLPPRRVNFAVGQRLEGSRASNTGDINRYVVEAVRSGGFGVVYIVRDTDEGVYAVKSFDARLLWSDDDRVRFLREGATWVSLDEHPHIVTALWAETIEGFPCLVMEYVDGGDLGDRLYTGPLSPRQAIRFGLHLCDGMAHAWRQLGLVHRDLKPSNCMVTEDGILKVTDFGLAHTLRTAREATLGLTAAPASARAIYTTVAGTPAYMAPEQFRPGAELGAWTDVYAFGVMLFEMLTTQLPPPGGHAQRHIGRSPTARAIPAPLTKVILRCVDPDPARRPASFAEARELLDHAHQRIVGRRASASPTARGTDVTTWLNRSIAFRELEQPEKALAAAESGLAMTPSGDDVEDSKLWQVRGLALVALGRRVDALASYDRGLELNAREPSLWVSKGGALSELGRHEEALPCLDRCLELAPNLGAAWRNKGNSLGKLGRYEEADAAFERAAELLPNDAELFSTWSMILTRQQRFTEALARADRSLEIAPRWFNGWLARGLAHNQLQEFDQALHCFDRVLEIRPDDRVTWWHKSRTLADLGRYEEADAAYRHTATLWPGDANLLNSWGVMLREWGRYREALERTDQALAIEPESPLIWANRARVQHHLGRHDDAVTDCEHALSLAPEHPYAREIRDWLASSGK is encoded by the coding sequence ATGTGGGGGCGTAGGCGCCGCGTGCAGGGCGAGGAGTCCGGCTCGGATGCGGGTGCACTGTGCGAGCGGGCACGTGTCGCCGCCGGCGAGGGGGCGCTGGATCTGGCGATCGAGTTGCTGGGGCGGGCGGCCCTGCTGCGCCCCGGGCAGGCGGCGATCCACAGGGAACTCGGGTCGGTCTTCCAGCGTGCCGGGCGCATTGAGGCCGCGCGTTGTGCCTATGGCCGGGCCGTCGAGTTGGATGCGAGCGATCGTGCGGCCCGGCAGGCGCTCCAGGCGCTGCCGCCGCTGCCCCCACGGCGGGTCAATTTCGCCGTCGGCCAGCGACTGGAGGGCAGCCGGGCGTCGAACACCGGCGACATCAACCGCTACGTCGTGGAGGCCGTGCGCAGCGGGGGATTCGGAGTCGTCTACATCGTCCGGGACACCGACGAGGGGGTGTATGCCGTCAAGTCGTTCGACGCCCGCCTGCTGTGGAGCGACGACGACCGCGTGCGCTTCCTGCGGGAAGGCGCCACCTGGGTCAGCCTCGATGAGCATCCGCACATCGTCACCGCCTTGTGGGCGGAGACCATCGAGGGCTTTCCCTGCTTGGTGATGGAATACGTCGACGGCGGCGATCTCGGCGACCGCCTGTACACGGGACCGCTCAGCCCGCGCCAGGCCATCCGTTTTGGCCTGCACCTGTGCGACGGCATGGCTCACGCCTGGCGCCAACTGGGCCTGGTCCACCGGGATCTCAAGCCGTCCAACTGCATGGTGACCGAGGACGGCATCCTGAAGGTCACCGACTTCGGGCTCGCCCACACGCTGCGCACGGCGCGGGAGGCGACGCTGGGGCTGACCGCCGCCCCGGCCTCTGCCCGCGCCATCTACACCACCGTCGCCGGAACGCCGGCTTACATGGCGCCCGAGCAGTTCAGACCCGGCGCCGAACTCGGCGCGTGGACCGACGTCTACGCCTTCGGCGTGATGCTCTTCGAGATGCTGACCACCCAGCTGCCGCCACCGGGCGGGCATGCGCAGCGTCACATCGGCCGCTCCCCGACAGCCCGGGCGATCCCGGCCCCGCTCACGAAGGTCATTCTCCGCTGCGTCGACCCGGACCCCGCTCGGCGTCCCGCATCCTTCGCCGAGGCACGCGAGTTGCTCGACCACGCGCATCAGCGGATCGTCGGCCGTCGTGCCTCCGCCTCCCCGACCGCGCGTGGCACGGACGTCACCACCTGGCTCAACCGGAGCATCGCGTTCCGTGAACTGGAGCAGCCGGAGAAGGCCCTGGCAGCGGCGGAGTCCGGACTCGCCATGACGCCCAGCGGTGACGACGTCGAGGACAGCAAGCTCTGGCAGGTCCGCGGGCTCGCGCTCGTCGCCCTCGGCCGGCGTGTTGACGCCCTCGCCTCCTACGACCGTGGCCTGGAACTGAACGCGCGGGAACCGAGCCTGTGGGTCAGCAAGGGCGGGGCACTGAGCGAACTCGGCCGCCACGAGGAGGCGCTGCCCTGTCTCGACCGCTGTCTGGAACTCGCACCGAACCTCGGCGCTGCCTGGCGGAACAAGGGGAACTCGCTGGGCAAACTCGGCCGCTACGAGGAGGCGGACGCGGCGTTCGAGCGGGCTGCCGAGCTACTGCCGAACGACGCCGAACTCTTCTCCACCTGGTCCATGATCCTGACCCGGCAGCAGCGGTTCACCGAGGCCCTCGCACGTGCGGATCGATCTTTGGAGATCGCGCCTCGCTGGTTCAACGGATGGCTCGCACGCGGGCTCGCCCACAATCAACTCCAGGAGTTCGACCAAGCGCTCCACTGCTTCGACCGCGTGCTGGAAATCCGCCCCGACGACCGGGTCACGTGGTGGCACAAGTCCCGCACGTTGGCGGACCTGGGCCGCTATGAGGAGGCGGACGCGGCGTACCGGCACACTGCGACACTGTGGCCGGGCGACGCCAACCTGCTCAATAGCTGGGGCGTCATGCTTCGGGAGTGGGGCAGGTACCGCGAAGCACTGGAGCGTACGGACCAGGCCCTCGCAATCGAGCCGGAATCACCATTGATCTGGGCGAACCGGGCGCGCGTACAGCACCACCTCGGGCGCCACGATGACGCCGTCACGGACTGCGAGCACGCACTTTCCCTCGCCCCGGAACACCCGTACGCCCGCGAGATCCGCGACTGGCTGGCATCGTCCGGGAAATGA
- a CDS encoding alpha/beta fold hydrolase, with protein sequence MPTFSVPDGTTLAFHVSGETGPPVLCLPGGPAASAYLGDLGGLSAHRRLIRLDLRGTGESATPTDLAGCRCDRMVDDVEALRAHLGLDRVDLLAHCGGANVAVQYAARHPDRISRLVLITPSVRAVGIPSTGEDRREIAELRRGESWFPEAYAALEEIVAGRPTAASWQAIAPFSYGRWDETARAHQAASEAEDNGEVMAAFGAEGAFTPDVTRKALAEVGAPVFVLAGEVDMAAPPRVMAEFAALFPDARMVVQPRAGHFPWLDDAEWCAAAVAGFLASAR encoded by the coding sequence ATGCCGACCTTCTCCGTGCCCGACGGAACCACGCTCGCCTTCCACGTGTCCGGAGAGACCGGTCCTCCCGTGCTCTGCCTGCCCGGCGGCCCGGCCGCGTCCGCCTACCTCGGTGATCTGGGCGGCCTCTCCGCACACCGGCGGCTGATCAGGCTGGACCTCCGCGGCACCGGCGAGTCGGCGACCCCGACGGACCTGGCCGGCTGCCGCTGCGATCGCATGGTCGACGACGTCGAGGCCCTTCGGGCCCACCTCGGCCTCGACCGCGTCGACCTGCTGGCCCACTGCGGAGGCGCCAACGTCGCGGTGCAGTACGCGGCTCGCCACCCCGATCGGATCAGCAGGCTCGTGCTGATCACTCCGAGCGTCCGGGCCGTCGGCATTCCGAGCACCGGTGAGGACCGACGGGAGATCGCGGAGCTGCGCAGGGGCGAATCGTGGTTCCCGGAGGCGTACGCGGCGCTGGAAGAGATCGTCGCGGGCAGGCCCACCGCCGCGAGCTGGCAGGCGATCGCGCCCTTCTCCTACGGCCGCTGGGACGAGACCGCCCGCGCCCACCAGGCCGCCTCGGAGGCGGAGGACAACGGCGAGGTGATGGCCGCCTTCGGTGCCGAGGGGGCCTTCACCCCGGACGTAACCCGCAAGGCCCTCGCCGAGGTCGGGGCGCCCGTCTTCGTGCTCGCGGGTGAGGTCGACATGGCCGCTCCGCCTCGGGTGATGGCGGAGTTCGCCGCGCTGTTCCCGGATGCGCGGATGGTCGTACAGCCGAGGGCCGGGCACTTTCCGTGGCTCGATGATGCCGAGTGGTGTGCTGCGGCCGTGGCGGGGTTTCTCGCATCGGCCCGGTGA
- a CDS encoding 2-dehydropantoate 2-reductase, producing MKVAVLGAGAIGAYVGAALHRAGADVHLIARGPHLAAMRRHGVQVISPRGDFTAHAHATDNPADIGPVDYVFLGLKANSYAACGPLIEPLLHDTTAVIAAQNGIPWWYFHQHGGPHDGHRVESVDPAGAVSAVLAPQRAIGCVVYAATELDGPGVVRHLEGTRFSIGEPDRSISPRCQAFSQAMQAGGLKCPVEPDLRNDIWLKLLGNISFNPISALARATMRQMCHHGGTRKVIETMMGETLTVAEALGCQIGISIERRLAGAERVGDHRTSTLQDLERGKPLELDVLLSAVVELADITGVDVPTLRTVHAISDLLALRTAA from the coding sequence GTGAAAGTCGCAGTCCTCGGCGCCGGAGCCATCGGCGCCTACGTCGGCGCCGCCCTGCACCGCGCAGGCGCCGACGTCCACCTCATCGCCCGTGGACCGCATTTGGCGGCCATGAGGCGCCACGGCGTGCAAGTGATCAGCCCCCGCGGCGACTTCACCGCCCACGCCCACGCCACCGACAACCCGGCCGACATCGGCCCTGTCGACTACGTCTTCCTCGGACTCAAAGCCAACTCGTACGCGGCGTGCGGGCCGCTCATCGAACCCCTGCTCCACGACACCACGGCAGTGATCGCCGCGCAGAACGGCATCCCCTGGTGGTACTTCCACCAGCACGGCGGACCACACGACGGCCACCGTGTCGAGAGTGTCGACCCCGCCGGCGCGGTCAGCGCGGTACTCGCCCCGCAGCGCGCCATCGGGTGCGTGGTGTACGCCGCGACGGAGTTGGACGGTCCGGGTGTGGTGCGGCACCTGGAAGGCACCCGGTTCTCCATCGGCGAACCCGACCGGTCGATCTCGCCACGCTGTCAGGCCTTCAGCCAGGCCATGCAGGCCGGCGGCCTGAAATGCCCGGTCGAGCCGGACCTGCGCAACGACATCTGGCTCAAACTCCTGGGCAACATCAGCTTCAACCCCATCAGCGCCCTCGCCCGCGCCACCATGCGCCAGATGTGCCACCACGGCGGCACCCGCAAAGTCATCGAAACCATGATGGGCGAAACCCTCACCGTCGCCGAAGCATTGGGCTGCCAGATCGGCATCTCGATCGAGCGCCGCCTCGCCGGCGCCGAACGCGTCGGCGACCACCGCACCTCCACCCTCCAAGACCTCGAGCGCGGCAAACCCCTCGAACTCGACGTCCTCCTCTCCGCCGTCGTCGAACTCGCCGACATCACCGGCGTCGACGTCCCCACCCTCCGCACCGTCCACGCCATCAGCGACCTCCTCGCACTCCGGACCGCCGCATGA